A window of the Dermacentor variabilis isolate Ectoservices unplaced genomic scaffold, ASM5094787v1 scaffold_12, whole genome shotgun sequence genome harbors these coding sequences:
- the LOC142566358 gene encoding uncharacterized protein LOC142566358 yields MPFLMASEKSEAAVSTWAVLGAGVLTTLAVMGTYLTVAVHPAFLPLLILPLFGLCHVLVYPKRAKSGFIGPPVIRYAMPGEFRCTVLVSKPQPDYKSIPVAKSVRPQPAAVHVRPTTNCAAYCAPIVPAFQAPPPVIAVM; encoded by the coding sequence ATGCCGTTCCTCATGGCGAGCGAGAAGAGCGAGGCCGCCGTGTCCACCTGGGCCGTCCTGGGCGCCGGCGTCCTGACCACCCTGGCTGTGATGGGCACCTATCTGACGGTGGCGGTGCACCCCGCCTTCCTGCCGCTGCTCATCTTGCCACTGTTCGGCCTTTGCCACGTGCTCGTCTACCCGAAGCGGGCCAAGAGCGGCTTCATCGGGCCACCAGTGATCCGCTACGCCATGCCCGGGGAATTCCGCTGCACCGTGCTGGTGTCCAAACCGCAGCCCGACTACAAGAGCATCCCGGTGGCGAAGAGCGTGCGGCCGCAGCCCGCCGCTGTCCACGTGCGGCCGACGACGAACTGCGCGGCCTACTGCGCGCCCATTGTGCCAGCCTTCCAGGCGCCGCCGCCAGTCATCGCCGTCATGTAG